In Mustela nigripes isolate SB6536 chromosome 9, MUSNIG.SB6536, whole genome shotgun sequence, the sequence GCgtctccatccccaccccaggtGGGGCAACAAACACTCTGCATCCCTATCGACAGACAAGTTGGGGCCTCGGTACTAGAAAGTATGGTCCGCGGGTTCCTATCAAGTCTTCACCTCTCTCGGAgcctcattttccccatctgAAACCCGGGACCTCTAACCTCCCACGCCGTCTGGCTCTGCCTCCTGGGATATTTGGAGATGGACTTTTGCTTCTGGGGCGAGTCCGGCAGGACTGATGCACAAATGCCAGACAATCTAGGTCCCCATTCGATTCCATTCCCTAGGGAGAGTCGGGGAACAGCGCGACCCAGGATACCCTTGGAAACTACATTTCCCGGCATGCGAAGCGGGAGGCGGCACCCGCCTGTCTAGGGCCACGTAATCCCGGCCCGCCTAAAGACTACGACTCCCGGCGTGCCCTGCGGCCCAGGGCCTGAAGGGCCCGGATCCAGATCTGGCTGTGGCTTGCGGCTCGGGAGTGGGAACGCGGTAGAGATGGTGAGCTCTGGGCCGAGTGCTTGGGGGACTAGAGGGGGGCAGTCTGGGAGGGGGTCTTCCCGGGAGTCCGGGCTTAGGCACTGGGAGCCCGGATTGCTGTCTCGCGGGCGCACCGTAAGAATGAAAACGCCGTGGCCCGCACTCACCGAGCCTAGAAAGTGATACCGGGTCAGGCCTGTCTCCATCTGTTGAGTGAATGGGAAGCTAAGAGCGGAATCAGGCTGCGAGGCCACCCGCCAGTAGTGCACCCGAATGGGGAGTTCCTTCGTCTGTTGAGCCCTCCTTTCCTCCAGGCCACGGGGACAGACCAGGTGGTGGGACTCGGCCTCGTCGTCGTTAGCCTGATCATCTTCACCTACTACACGGCCTGGGTGATTCTCTTGGTATGTGTGCTCCTCCCAGTCCCCCGTGTCTGACTTTCGACCCCAGCATCATTTAAGCAGctactatgtaccagacactgtgtCAGGTGCTTTCCCCGCCCTCATCTCCCGATATCCCCAGAACAGCACTACGAGGACGATGGCAGAGGTGTCCCAGCTGATAGATGAGGAAGTTAAAGCTCAGGAAGAAGGGTGGGGCGGTACACCATGAAGCCCTGTTACTGATTCGCTTTTGCCTGTGCTTGGAGTTCTGGGCCTTCTGGGTTATCTTGCTGGCCCCCCGGGCGTGATGAGTGCCCAGAGATCTTGTGAgggcttttaggatttttttttccttgtgggaCTCTTTGTTGATGACTGCTTAAGAAGTGCAGTGTGTTTGGAGGGCAAAAACTTGCAGAACTTTGGAGGAAATGTTAGTAAAGAAGACCTTGGAGCCTACTTGAAGATTTCTCCTGCACCTTTGCCCCCGTAGGGCTGTGAGTGCCTTAGGGCAAGGCCCTCGTCTTCTGTTCATTGCCAGGTCCCCCACACCACCTTAGGGCAGTCACCAGCAAGTGTTCAGTGAACAACTATtcagtgagtgaatgaaggaaaCCAACCAGAACACCCCAGATACCAtcatcttaaccaactgagccacccaggcaccctagatacCATCATCTTAAAGCAGGCGCTGTCCCAGTGCtttgactggggggggggggcgtgtttAGCACCTGAGATGGAGGAAGGGCCATGTTTGGCCTTGAGGCGCTGGGCCAGGCACGGGGAACACTCACCAGAGCTCTGTCCTCCACACCAGCCATTCATCGATAGCCAGCATGTCATCCACAAGTACTTTCTGCCCCGAGCCTATGCTGTCACCATCCCCCTGGCCGTCGGCCTCTTGCTGCTCCTGTTTGTGGGTAAgtcatctctccctccaccctaGCAGGGTGTCTGGGAATCCCATCCCTGAACATGCTTCCACACCACAGCACTTGCAGTACACCTGCTTGAGGCCCCTGGCCCCCAGCTTACCCCCCAGGGTTTTCCTGTTCATCCTTCCAGGCTGCCAGTCAGTAGCCTTTCTGGTCTTCCCCACGCCTCAGGCTCATTAGTTTCAAATGGGATGGCCCTCATGGGGTGTCTCCCTTTTCCCCgctccctccaccaccaccatcatcactgtcACCTTTCACCCCCTTGTCATCACTGGCTCGTGatttctgcccttctctctctctcccagcatTTATGTGTGGGCTTCTGTGGGGCAGGGACTGGGTCTTTGTCATTGTTAGTATGTTTTCAGCTCCTGGCCAGGCTGTGGCACTGAGTTGGTGCCCAAGAAAGTGGTTTGGATGAGTCACTTGGATGACcgcggggtggggtgggtgggagatgtCGAGtaggcaggtgggtgggtggacagGTGGACAGGTAGATGGGTCATTGAGTGGGTCTTGTGCCCTGTAGAGTCTAAAACACTAAGTGTAGCCGTTTGCCTGTGTGGGCCCCCCTTGGTGTTCGTTGAATGCATGGGGGTGGGTGTGTGACTTGCTGACTGACCAGGGAGGTGATCGTGGCCTTGGAGGGTGGTTGGGCAGGTGCTTGGCTCCGTGGGCACCTGCCCCGTCTGGCCTCCCAGCAGCCCCAAGCCCGGATCTTACTTGGCCTTTCTGGTCTGTGTATTCAGGAATGTTCATCACGTACGTGATGCTGAAGAACCGGAAGGTGACCAAAAAGGCTCAGTGAAGGCCCAGCGGGGCTGAGGCTGCCGGACCTTCTTGTGCCTCCCCTCCAGCGGTGGGAGTGCAGAGGACCCATCCAGGCACAGCAGCCCCCTCCAGCCTGGCCCCCATGGGGTGGAGCTGTTCCGGACCTACCACACAGGCCTGCTCCTTCCCAGCCCAGCATTCCAGACGCCAGGAGGGAGGATTACCTGGAAGCCTCCCCTTACCCTTTCTGGCTCAGGGCCTGGAAGATGCTGGTcatccccacccacctcacctTCACGCTCCCGGTCGCCGTCTCCCCTGGGTTCTACCCTCTTGTTAACGTTTCCCTCCTGTTACCTGCTGATGTCGGACTTGGTAGGTTCTCAGGTAGCACGTGACCTTTCCCCACAGGTCCTGCTCCTCCTCGGGGGTGGCTTTCCCAGGTCTGACATAGCCCCAGGCCCTGCAAGGACTTTTGGACCTAGAATGCATAAGGGGAGGACTGACAGGCTCTGGGGTTACCAGCAGCCCTCAGGGTCCATTAGGGTGGCCACAGTGGGCCCCCAGACCAACTGCCTAGCCCCCCCAGCCCTAGCGCCAGCCAGCTGGGAAGAGCTGAGCAATAAACGCTGGTGACGTGTTTGTCTCTGTGCCATCCCTGCCCGGGGAGCTGGGCTGCTCGGGGCCCAAGAGGGGCTGGTCTCAGGTCAGGAGACTCTGGTTCGCGCGGTGAGGGTGCCTCAGGTGCCTCCCAGATTGTTCCCGTGCTGGACCCAGGATAAAGTGGGAACTGAAACGGATGCGGCTCCGGCAGAGGCATGACAACATGCCACACACCACAACAGCCTCTACTGTGCCTGCCCTGCGCCAGCCCAGCTAGCATGCAGCATATTTTAGGGACCCTTGGGCCAGCCCCAGAAAGCCCAAGTTTGTTGTCTGTCTCTTGCACCCAGCAGCCCAACCTGGCGTGGCTCCGAGCATTGAGCTGGGGGAAGCAGAGCagggctggctctctgctcaggctgaCTGTTCTGGGGTAGGCCCAGCCCTGTCTCCCCAGCAGTCCCGCCATGCCCCCTGCCCTGTGCAGCCAGGTCTCTTGTCCACAGCACCCAGTTTAAGCCTCTGTCACGCCTTGCGTGATGTTCACTCTAGTTAGCAGAGACATCTCCCTCACACCTGCCGTGCCCTCACC encodes:
- the DPM2 gene encoding dolichol phosphate-mannose biosynthesis regulatory protein produces the protein MATGTDQVVGLGLVVVSLIIFTYYTAWVILLPFIDSQHVIHKYFLPRAYAVTIPLAVGLLLLLFVGMFITYVMLKNRKVTKKAQ